GCATCGGTCTGGACTTCATGTACAACGTCATATGCCTGCAGCATGCCGGATTGTCCCCGGAGACTGCGGTAGCGGGGGACTACACGATCTCACTGATGATCCTTCCCATCGCCCTGATCCCCTTCCTGTATGCGGCGCTCAACGGCAGGTGGAGCGTCGCATCCTACCTGACAGGCTTCTTCGCCGGTTACTCCGTCACGGACTACCTGCGATTGGGCTCCCCCCTGGCTCTGATCACGGGGCTCGCCTTCTTCGGGATGGGCGTGTTCCTGGTGCTATTTTCACGCTCGCTGAAAATTCGAGGTTAGAGAGACCATCACGGTAACCGCCATCGCACCGGGCCCTCTCGATGGATCCCGGGGCAGAGACACGGGGTTGCTGGAGCGAGAGAGAGCGGGAGGGCAGAGCGCAGGACTCGCTGCATTCTCCCCCCATTCCGTCCGTATCGTGGATATGCTTATCTCTCACCTCCCCCAAATGGTACGGAGAGGCTGCTGCCTGAGTCGATCGCACCCCGATCGAGGAGAAGCACGATGGTGCAGGAAAAGCCATCCATTGCCTGGATCATTCTGTCGAAAACGATCGGAATCATTCTCTTCCTGGTCGTCCTTGCGATCATAACACTCCTTGCCGGCCATGTGAACGCGCCGCTTTTCAGTGCCATCGTGGGGTTTCTATGGCTGAATGCGGGGCTTCTCGTCTTTATTGCCGTCATGTTCCTGATCGCCGAGGTTTTTTCCGCATTTGCTTTTCCGCTGAATCTGCCGGCGCCTTTCTTCTCTGCCACCGCAAGCATTTTCCTGGTCGCGTTTCTCTTCCGCATCTTCCGCTTCGTGGACGAGCTCTACAATCTCGACGTATTCCGGGTGCTGGAGTTCGTAGAACCCCTGGTCTATCCGTTCCTCTTCCTGGGTGTGCTGATCTTCGGGTACATCGATATCTTCTCCCGTCTCTCCGGAGATCGATCGGACGAGGGGAGGAGGCAGCCGGAGAGGGCTCCGGCGGAGGGTAAGACCTGGGAGGAGATAGGCAGGGAGTTCCGCGGGGCGATCTACGATGCCATTCATCGGGTGCGGGAAGAGATCAACCGCAGATGATCTCCCGTCTCCCTTCTAGATCCTCCGGATGACGTAGATGAATCTCTGGGCTGCGGTGGCGTGACCCAGGATGCCGAAGAATATGAGCAGCCACCCCAGGTAGGGCAACCCGAATACCCCCGCGGGGATGAGGACATCCAGCACGCCGGCGATGAGGATCAGAACCAGCCGATCCGCCCTTCCGAGAATCCCGCCGTAGTAGCGGCCGACACCCACCGCCTGCGCCTGCGTGCCCAGATAGGATGCCATCAGCACACCGGTGAGGGCGAATATGCCTATCTCCCAGGGAGCGGCGCCTCCCGCAAATATGCCGGTGATGATGAAGATGTCCGCGTAGCGATCGATGACATGATCCAGGAAGTCACCCTTCTTCCCGTCCACCATCAGAGCTCGCGCGAGCGCTCCGTCGAGCGCATCGAAGAGGGCATTCACGCCCACGAGCGCCACCGCGAGGGGGATCTGCTGTGCGTAGAAGGCGAAACCGGCCAGGAAGGCGGCAAGGAACGATGCGACGCTGAAGGCATTGGGGGTGATGCCTGCCCACCGGCAGGCCGCGATCAGCGGTCGCAGCATCACCCCCGTATACGGCCGCAGGCGATCCAGCGTCATCGTCGCATCACGTACTCCGACCAGTCGAGCGTTCCGCAGGATGGAGCAACCCTTCCCGCGAGGAACCCCTCGATCCTGTCCGCGGCATCCGCCGGCGAGAGCATCGTGGTGTCGATCTCGAGGATATGCTCCGGGGGATGGCGCTCGACCGTCTCGATCAGGATCACGTCGAGCGCCTCTGCCTCGACGTTCTCGTCGATCTTCGCCTTCGGATAGCCCCGCTTCTCCAGACGCTCCCGCAGCACATCGGGTCGGCAGCGGAGCACCACCACCCGGTCGCAGGGGAGAAAGTGCGCGAGGAGCCCCTCCACGAACCCCTCCACCGGAGGAAACTCTTCCGCAAAACGCTCCTCATCGACGACCGCGGTCATCCGATCGATATCCTCTTCGCAGACATAACTCCCGATTTCATCCACTAGGCGGACGACACGATGCCCCCTGTCCTCCAGCTCCCGAGCGACACTGGATTTCCCGGTCCCGGGAACGCCGGTAATGCCCACCATCATAGCCGATTCATCTCTTCCAGGAACCGTTCGTTCTCCCATGCATCGCCGATGCTCACGCGGATATAGTGATCACCGAGCATGGGAAAACTGGTGCAGGAGCGCACGAGCACCCCCCTGGCTGCCAGCCTCTCCATCACCGCATCCCCCGTGTGCGGGCGCACGTCCACCAGGACGAAATTGGCCTCCGAGGGGAAGGTGGGGAAGTTCACGCGGTCCCGAACGATCTCCCTCCATGCCCTCACATGAGCCCGCGTCCGCTCTACGAGATCCCGATCGGCAAGGGCCCCCTCGGCGGCTGCCGCGGTCACCGCGTTCACGGCAAACGGGGTCGCCGCTTTGCGGTAGTACGGCAGGAGCCAGGCAGGCATGAACGCATACCCCAGGCGGAGGCCGGCGAGGGCGTAAATCTTCGACATCGTGCGGCCGATCACAAGATTGTCATGGTCCTTCAGGAGCGGCAGATAATCGGTCTCCGAGAACTCGACGTATGCATTGTCAAGGAAGAGCAGTCCGTCGATGCTCTTCAGGATCTCCTCTACCGCCTCGACGGGGGTGAGGGTTCCCGTGGGATTGTTGGGAGTGCAGAGAAAGGCGATCTTTGCCCCCCGGCAGGCATCGACGAACGCCGCAACGTCCACCGAGAAGTCCTTACGGCGGGGTACTGTGCGGATGGACGCCCCCTGCGCTGTAGCGGCAACGCCGTAGAAGGAGAAGGTCGGTGTTGCGATGACGACCGTGTCGCCGGGGTCCACGAGCGTTCTCATCAGCGTCTCGATGACACCGTCCATACCGTTCCCGATCGCTACCGGATAGTCCCCATGCAATCTTTTGAGAGCGCGGCAGAGCGATTCGGGCACCTCCGGCGGATACCGGTTTGCCCGGCGCATCGCCTGCACCGCACGCTCGATGGCGAGGGGGGAGGGCGGGAACGGGCTCTCGTTCGATGCCAGGCGCGCACAGCGGGTGTGACCGGCTGCACGCGCTATCTCTTCGGCCCGGGTCGCGTAGACGTAGCCGCCTCCCGTAAAGCACGACCTAACCAGTCGCCGCATGGATGACCTCGATCGCCCTGTCGATCTCCTCGTTCTGGATGACCAGTGGAGGTACAAGGCGGAGATTGCCGTCGGCGGCGCAGTTGACGAGAAGTCCGGCATCCATACAGCGCTGCTGCACCTCGGGGCAGCGCTCCCCGATCGAGATGCCGATCATCAGGCCCCGCACGCGCGGACGGCAGGCGGCAAGACCCCGGCGGAACCGTTCGCCTTTTGCTGGAATCTCCGGGAGGAGATCCTCGATCACGCCGATGGTGGCGAGCGCAGCCGCACATGCGATCGGCCCGCCGGCAAAGGTGCTTCCATGGTCGCCCTTCTTGAAGAGGAGCCCCTCCCTGGCGACCATGGCACCGATGGGAAATCCGCTGGCAAGCCCTTTTGCCAGCGTCACGATGTCCGGTTCCACCCGCTCCTGCTGGATGGCGAGCCAGCTCCCTGTCCGACCCATCCCGCTCTGCACCTCGTCGACGATCAGGAGGGCTCCGGTATCGTCGCAGATCTCCCGCAGGCCGGCGATGAAGCCCTCCGGCGGGAGGATGACGCCCGCCTCCCCCTGGACGGGCTCCACGAAGATGCCGGCGGTATCGGCATCCACGGCCTTTCGCACGGCCTCCAGATCCCCGTACGGCAGGAAGGTGCAGCGGGGCTCGAGCGGCTCGAACGGCTCCCGGATCGCAGGCTTATGGGTGACAGCAAGCCCGCCGAGGGTTCTGCCGTGGAAACCGTGGTCGAATGCAACGAACTTCTTCCTCTTCGTGGCGATCCGCGCGAGCTTGATCGCTGCCTCTGTCGCCTCCGTACCGGAGTTGGTCAGGAAGACACGAGAGAGGGCGGTGATCTCCGCCAGTTTCCGCGCCAGCTCCCCCTGATGCGGCACGTAGTACAGATTGGAGCAGTGGATCAGCTCCCGCGCCTGATCGCAGATCGCCTTCACCACTGCCGGATGACAGTGTCCCGTGCTGCAGACCGCTATTCCGGCGACGCAGTCGATGTACTCCCTTCCTTCCGAATCCCAGACGCGGGAGCCCCGCCCGCGCACGATCTGGATCGCCCGCGAGAACGTGGGCTGGTAGTAGCGGGACTCGAGCTCCGTAAAAGAGTGAACCGGATAATCTGCCATGATAACCTCTTCCTCCTCATTCGTACTCGATCGTCGCCGGGGGTTTGGGGGTGACGTCGTAGACCACCCGCGCGACCTCCGGAATCTCCGAGGCGATGCGGGAGCCGATCCGAACCAGCTCCGCAAAAGGCACGTCCAGCGGATCGGCGGTCATGCCATCCCTCGAGTTCACCGCGCGGATGGCCACGATCCAGCCGTGGCAGCGGATGTCGCCCTTGACGCCGGTGCCGCGTCCGAGAAGCGCGGCAAAGCACTGCCAGGGCCGATACGTCTCAACGAGCTCCTCCTCGGCGATCGCGTTCGCCTCCCGAACGACGGCGATCTTCTCCGGCGTCACCTCGCCGATCACGCGCACAGCCAGACCCGGTCCCGGGAACGGCATCCTGTGCCGGATCTCCGCCGGCAGTCCTAGGGCGCCCGCGATCTCCCGCACCTCGTCCTTGTAGAGATCGCGGAGCGGCTCGATGATTCTCTCGAACTCGATGCGGAGCGGCATCCCCCCGACGTTGTGGTGGCTCTTGATGCCTCCCTCGCTCTCGATCCGATCCGGATAGATGGTGCCCTGCAGGAGGTGCCGTGCTCCGCTTCGTTTCGCCTCGCGCTCGAATATGCGGATGAATCTCTCCCCGATCACCTTCCGTTTCTCCTCGGGATCGGTCACCCCGCGGAGGGCGGAGAAGAACTCGCCCCCCGCATCCACGACGACCGGATTGAGCTCTTGGAAGGTCTCCCGAATCCTATCGGTCTCACCCTTCCGCATGAGGCCGGTATCCACGTAGATCGGGATCAGCCGATCGCCGATCGCCCGGGCGCCGAGACTGGCGCAGACGGAGCTGTCGACTCCCCCGGAGAGGGCCATCACGACCTTTTCGCCGGCGGAGGCGTTCCGGATCTCTTCAACTGCCCTGTCGATGAACTTCTCTGCATTCACGGGCATCACCTCACCGCTGGTACCCCCGCTGCCTATCCAGGCAGGCCCTCACAAAACCCAGGAAGGGGGGCGAGGGGGTGGTCGGCCGCGAACGGAACTCGGGGTGGAACTGCGTCGCCAGGAAGAACGGATGATCCGGAATCTCGCAGATCTCCACCCGATCGCCGTTCGATCCGGAGAATACCAGCCCGCCCTCCTCCATGTCGTCGATGTGGACCGGGTTCACCTCGTAACGGTGGCGATGCCGCTCCACGATCTCCGCCTTCCCGTACAGGTGCATCGCGAGCGTGCCTTCCTTCAGGCGGACGGGGTAGTCCCCCAGGCGCATGGTGCCGCCGAGATCGTTCACTCCCTCCTGCTCCGGCAGGAGGGCGACGACGTGCCGCCCGTCGCCGAGCTCCTGGCTGGTCGCATCCCCCCAGCCGAGCGCGCCGCGTGCGTACTCCACCACCGCCAGCTGGAATCCGAAGCAGAGACCCAGGTAGGGCACCTTCTCACGGCGCGCATAGCCGATCGCCTGCAGTTTCCCTTCCATACCGCGGGTGCCGAATCCGCCGGGCACGAGAATGCCGTCCACATCGGAGAGATGGGCGGTATCGTAACTCTCCGCGTCCAGCCAGCGTATCTTGACCTCCGTCGACAGTGCGCGGCCGGCGTGCTTGAGCGCCTCCTTGACGCTGATGTAGACATCCTCGATGCCGTATTTGCTCACGATCGCGACCGTGATGCGGTTTGTGTACTCCCTCATTACCAGGCGGTACCACTCCGTGTCGGGTACTCTCTTCTCCAGGTTCAGGAGATCGGTGAGAACGTCGGCCAGCCCCTCCTTCTCCATCTCCATGGGGACCTGGTAAATATCCGGCACTGTGGTCGCGCTGATGACGCCTTTCTGGGGGACGTCGCAGAAGGCGGAGATCTTCTTCTTGGTTGCCAGACCGATCACGCGATCGCTGCGGGCAACGATGATATCCGGGGAGAGCCCCAGTTCCCGGAGCGCTTTCACCGAGTGCTGCGTCGGCTTGGTCTTGAGATCGCCCATCGTATCCACGGGGACGAGGGTTACGTGGATGAGAACGAGGTCGGCATCGGGGAGTTCTCCGCGCATCTGGCGGATCGCTTCCAGGAATGGCATACTCTCGATATCGCCCACGGTGCCGCCCACCTCGACGATGCAGATATCCGCGGTCTTGCCGTGATCCACTTCCTGCAGCGCCGCCCTCTGGATGCAGGAGCGGATCTCGTCGGTGATGTGAGGGATGATCTGAACGGTGCTCCCGAGGAAATCCCCTCTCCGTTCTTTTTCGATGACCGTGCGGTAGACCTTCCCCGTGGTGATGTTGTGGGAGGCGTTCAGGTTGATATCAAGGAACCTCTCGTAGTTGCCGAGATCGAGGTCGACCTCGCTGCCGTCGGAGAGGACGAAGACCTCTCCGTGCTGCGCAGGATTCATGGTGCCTGCATCGATATTGAGATAGGGGTCGATCTTCACCGCGGTCACTTCGTAACCGCGGTTTTTCAGGATTCGGCCAACCGATGCAGACGTGATGCCTTTTCCCAGGCCGCTCATCACGCCGCCGGTTACGACGATATACTTCAATTCCCTCACCTATACTTATTTATTCGCGGCGCTTCGGTATATATGCACGCCTTCCTGCAACTCCTATTCTCCAACCCCCGCCCGAAACGGCCGATGCGCGGGCAGCGTGCCCCTCTCACCCTCGTTCCGGTTCCTGCAGGATTGCAAACGATGCCGTGGTTCTCGCGAGGAGTTCCGCATCCCCGCCCTCGCGCCGCACCTCGCCCTCGGCAAATGCCACGCGCCGCCCTCTCCTCACCACCCTGCCGCGGGCGATCAGCCCCCCTTCCCGTGCACCGCGGATGAAGCTGGTGCTCTCGGAGATCGTCGCTACGCCCTCGCCGGGACCGAGTACGCTGTAGAGGGCCAGCGCCATCGCCTCGTCGGTGAGGGAGAGGTAGATACCGCCCTGCAGCCACCCCGCCCCGTTTGCCATATCGGGGCGTATCCGCATCGTCAGCTCGGCTTCGCCGCTACCGATCCGGCTGATCTCGATGCCCATCAGGCGGAAGAAGGGGTTTGCATCTCTTCCCCTTCTTCGGATCAACTCCAGATAGGAATCTTTTGCTGGTTCTGACGGTTCCATGCTCTCCTCCTGTACTCTGTCGCAGGATCCTATTAACTTCCCTCGATCGATGGCGGCAGCCTTTCTGGATGGGACAACCGCCAGGTATTTATGGGACCGGTGCCCAGCAGACTTCCGGGGCTGTTGGCAGCGCCCTCCGGCAGGGGGGAGCCGCTGACGGAGGCTGTATGGCGGGGAGATCCGAATACATAGCCGCGATTGTCGTCAACGTCGTCATCCTGTACATAGCGAACAATCTCCTCTTCTGGGGCATCCCGTTCGTGACCGATGCCTGGAACCAGGTGCTCCCTGTCCTTGACCTCGCGCTCGTTGCCGCGATCGTCGCTAACCTCATCTTCCTGGCGTACGATCCCTTCCTCCTCCGGGAGACTGCGAAGATCCTCCTGGATATATTCGGTATCGCCGTCCTCTATACCGTGTACCGGGTATTCCCCTTCGATTTCTCTTCGCTGGCGGGTGCCGGTATCGTCACGCTTGCGGTTCGGATCGCCCTGATCCTGGGCGTTGCCGCGACCGTTGTCGCAATACTCGTGCGGGTCGTTCGCATCCTCTTCCGGCGTCCGCCGGGTGCCGCACGATAGCGGCATCGATACCATAGGACCATCGTTTCCCGTGGGATCCCGCACATACGATCTCACGGTCGCATGGGGGTCGTGTACCCCCCGGGGAATGGAGAAGGAGATCGCATCGTTCGGAGGCCCCGCACCTATCGTGCCCCGGGATGGGGGGCACGGACATTCCTGCGTGACTTCTTCAGCAAGCAGTCCTGCAACATCTTCCCGGCGAGGCATGCACGCAAATCGACCCCCTGTTCCGGGGAGGTCCGACCGCGCAGCGGGACGGGGATATCGCCCGCATCCGCTCCTGAAACGACCCGAATGCTCCTCCCGGTACACGAAGGATCCGGCACCCGCTGCTCGGGGCGCAATCTAGAGGGATCGGCGTCGATTCCTCTTCACTATCGGATGGTTCACTATCGGATGGACGTCAGCGGGAGCCCGCCCCCTGTCGTTATTCCCGCGGCCGGACGCCACCCGCTGGAGAGAGGTTGCCTGCCTTCCCGCCCATGCAGTCCTTTCCGGCTCGAGCCTGCTGCCGACGCGACCGTCCGAAGGGGGATGCGCGGGCGGTCCTGGACAGGACGAAGATCTCTGCCATCGGTGACCATTAATTGATCGCGCGTCGTTCTGTAGTACATATGGAGAGCGGTACTATCGAGGAGATGCTCTCGGATCTCCTCTGGCTGAACGCCCTCATCGCCACGGAGCTGATCCAGATCACCGAGAACACGTCCGCGCTGCTCAGAAAGGCGCCGCCACCGGCACGGTGCCTGGAGGAGCACCTTGCGTTGCGGAGGCAGGCGCTCGCGATTGCCGAGAAGTACGGAGGGAGTGCAGCCCTGCGGCAGCACCTGGAGGGTCACCGCTAGCACCATCCCGCGGGAGAACATGACCGTCAGGGAGACCGACTGCACTCTGGTGGTTCCGGCGTACAACGAGGAGAGGCGAATCCACCACCTTCTCAGCGAAGAACTGGTAAGGTTCACAGGTGAGATTATCCTCGTCTGCGACGGTACGGACGATACGGCGGCAGTTGCAGAGGAGTTCGCGCGATCGCAACCCGCGCTGCACCTGCGATGTCTCTCGTTCCGCGAACGGCAGGGAAAGGGGGGAGCCGTGATCGCCGGCCTGCGGGAGGCGGAGAGGCCGTATGTCGGATTCATGGATGCAGACGGTTCTACGTCCCTTCGCGAGATGAAACGGCTCTTCGCGGGTCTGGAGAAGTATGACGGCCTGATCGGTTCCCGATGGCTGCCGGAGTCCGTCATCCCCGAACCGCAGCCCCTGACCCGCAGGCTGCAGAGCCGCCTCTTCAACCTCCTGGTGAGAGTCATCTTCTCGTTGCCTTACAGCGATACGCAGTGCGGAGCGAAGGCCTTCAGGATGACCGCGCTGCGGGATATTCTCCCCGCAGTGCGGTCACGGGGATTCACGTTCGATGTGGAACTCCTCTGGAGGATGCGACAGAAGGGGTGCAGAGTCGGAGAACTGGCAATCGAGTGGAGCAATCGCGGGGAATCCAAGGTGGGGGGATCCGATGGGATCCGCATGTTCAAGGAGCTGCTTGAGATCCGGTTCGGACGGTGATAGCGCTTTGACCCGCGGTCTCCGTTTCGGGACGGGCGCACGGGAGGGCGGGAGACCCATATGCCGGTCCTGCGTTCAGGCCCGCCCCGCACGGCAGTCCTGGCCAGATCCGAAGAGGGAACTGGAGGGAGGGGATCGGGGCATGGCGGAGGCTGGCCGCGGGGATGTGCGGAGGATTCCGCGAACACGGGGAGTCGTACCGGCAGCGGTAGGGGATCACTATTTTACTTCGCAGTACCATTAAATCATGAACCCAGGAAATCGGGAGTGTGACGGTGAAACCTATCGAGATTCTCCTCATCGAGGATAACCCGGCAGATGTCCGCCTCACCATCGAGGCGCTCCGGGATGCACGTATCCCCAACAATCTGAACATCGTCGGGGATGGGGTGGAGGCGATGGCATACCTGCACAGGGAGGGGAGGTACGCCCGGGTTCCGACGCCGGACCTGATCCTTCTCGACCTGAACCTCCCCCGGAAGGACGGCAGAGAGGTGCTTGCGGAGATCAAGTCCGACGAGTATCTGCGGCATATTCCGGTGGTGGCACTCACGACATCGCAGGCGGAAGAGGATGTTATCCGCGCCTACGACCTGCACGTCAACTGCTTCATCACCAAACCCCCGGACCTGGATCAGTTCTTTCGCGTCGTCCGATCGATAGAGGAGTTCTGGCTGACCGTTGTTCGGCTGCCGAGAAAGGAGAGGTATGCCAATGAGAGGAAGAACGAGGGTGCTTCTGGTTGAGGACGACCGTGCGAACGCGCGGTTGATCATGGAGATGCTCAAGGAGGTGCCGGAATCGCCCTTTGTCCTGCAGCATGCAGAATGCCTCGCCGATGGGCTGGCACTCCTGGATACCGGAGAGATCGATGTCGTGCTCCTGGACCTGATGCTTCCCGACAGCATGCGGCTCGACACGGTCCGGCGGATGATCGAGCACGCGCCGGAGGTCCCCATCGTCGTGCTCACGACGCTCCACGACGTGGAGACGGGCATCGAGGCCGTTCAGGCCGGTGCCCAGGACTACCTCTTCAAAGGCGAGGTGGACAGTGCGCTCCTGGCACGCTCCCTGAAGTATGCGATGGAGAGGAAACGGATCCTGGAGGCCCTGAAGGACTCGGAGGCCCGATACCGCACCATCTTCGAGACCACGGGCACGGCAACCATCATCCTCGAGCCGGATCTGACCATTGCGATGGTGAACCGTGAGTTCGAGGTGATCATGGGTTACACCAAGGAGGAGGTGCAGGGCAGGAAGACGTGGAAGCAGTTGATCCCGAAAGGGCATTCGGATCGGCTCTCGGAGCACTATGAAGCGCTCCTGAAGGATCCGGCCTCCGGCATGCTCCCCCCCTGCGAATGCAAAGCGGTCGACCGGAACGGATTCGTCCACGACTTCATCATCACTCTCTCCCTCATTCCCGGAACGGAGCGGTGCGTGGTATCGCTCCTGGATATCACCGAGAGGAAGAGGCTGGAAGAGAAGGAGAAGGAGTATATACGCGATAGGACGTTCCTGTCGCGATCCGCCCTGAAGTTCGTGACACTCTCCTCCGCGGAACAGATCTTCCGCCACTTCGGCGAGCAGCTGCAGCGGCGGATCCGGAACTCTGTCGTTCTGGTGGGCAGTTACAGTCCGGAGCATCGGCGGCTGCAGATCCTCGCCGTTTCGGGGATGAAAAAGCACGACAATCCCCGCCTGCAGGCGATGGAGAAGGTCTTCGAGGGTCTGTCGTTCCAGCTCTCGGACCTGGCAAGACGCAAGAGCATGAAAGGCACGCTCACGAAGATGCGGGGCGGGTTCCAGAAGCTCGCCGCCAACAGCGTGCCGCCCGGTGTCCTCTCGCTCATAGAGACGTATCTCAAGAATAGAACCCTCTACCTCGTCGGATTCACGGCGGGAGAGGAGCTTCTGGGGGTCACCATCATCATGGTGGAGAAAGGGTCCAACCTGGGAGACAAGTCCGTCATCGAGACGTTCATCAACCAGGCTTCCGTGGCACTCCAGCGCAAGCTCGCTGAAGAGGAGCTGGAATCCACGAAGTCACGTCTGCAGCGGCTGCTGGTGGCGAGTCCGGCTGCCATCTACAGCGCAGACATCCAGGATCAGGGCCACTTTGTCTATACCTACATGAGCGACAACATCAAGCAGGTGATCGGTTACGAGCCCCAGGAGATCATCGGGAGCCAGAAGTTCTGGCAGCAGCAGATCTTCCCGGAGGATAAAAAACAGTTCCTGGCGGAGGACCTCCCCCGCCTCTATCGGGAGGGCTCCATCAACACAGAGTACAGGTTCAAGGGCAAAGACGGATCGTTCCGCTGGATTCAGGACGAGATGCGTCTGGTGTGCGATTCCGATGGAAACCCGTGCGAGGTGGTCGGTTATCTGATCGACATCACCGAGCGGAAGCAGATCGAAGAGGCTCTGATGATCAAGCACAGCGCAATGGCCTCGGCCATGGAGCCGATGATCCTCCTCGATCACGAGATGTGCCTGGTGTACGTGAACGATGCCACCGTCTCTCTGTGGGGGTGCTCCGACATGGACGAGGTGATCGGCAGGCAGCTCGAGGAGTTCGTGGGGCCCCGGGCGAAGTACCAGCGGATGGTGAAGACCGTCATCGAGGAGGGAAGCTATCGGGGAGAGTTCACGGGCTACAAGAATGACGGTTCGCAGTTCGATGCCCGCGTGGCCATCAACACCGTCCGGGACGATCTGGGCATCACCTGCTATGTCGCCACCATCGAGGACATCACCGAGCAGAAGGAGGTGGAGCGGGAGTCAAAGAAGTACCGGTCCATGCTGGAGAAGATGGTGGTGAAGCGCAGCACCGAGCTGACTGAAGCCCAGAAGCGGCTGAAAGAAGAGATCAGCCGCCGGAAACAGCTCGAAAAAGCGCTGAAAAAAGAGAAAGAGGCTGTGTGAGGGATCGGCCGATCGATTCCCGTACGCCGTTACACCCTCCCGGCCGATCCCGAAGAGGACCTTCGAGGCCGCCTTCACACCATTTTCAGAACCGCTGCCTGTCACCATCGGGGTTCAGGCGGAGCGGCATCCGGCGCGATGCCGCCGCGGGGGAGGCGGCACTCTTCCGGTCTCCGCTGCCGGAGAGTATTCGACCGGAAAGGCCTGCAGATAACCGGGCACACCTCCGGGCACGAAGGCGACGTGGGAGAGCGCCGTCACGCACCCTGGAAAGCGATCTCTGTGGCGCGTACGGGAGAGAGTGAATCGGCACGGATCGATCTCTCGTCCCTCTCTCCGCACATGCGCTCCATCCCGCACCGTCCCGGGAGTC
This portion of the Methanomicrobiales archaeon genome encodes:
- a CDS encoding CDP-alcohol phosphatidyltransferase family protein; protein product: MTLDRLRPYTGVMLRPLIAACRWAGITPNAFSVASFLAAFLAGFAFYAQQIPLAVALVGVNALFDALDGALARALMVDGKKGDFLDHVIDRYADIFIITGIFAGGAAPWEIGIFALTGVLMASYLGTQAQAVGVGRYYGGILGRADRLVLILIAGVLDVLIPAGVFGLPYLGWLLIFFGILGHATAAQRFIYVIRRI
- the pyrG gene encoding CTP synthase (glutamine hydrolyzing) — its product is MKYIVVTGGVMSGLGKGITSASVGRILKNRGYEVTAVKIDPYLNIDAGTMNPAQHGEVFVLSDGSEVDLDLGNYERFLDINLNASHNITTGKVYRTVIEKERRGDFLGSTVQIIPHITDEIRSCIQRAALQEVDHGKTADICIVEVGGTVGDIESMPFLEAIRQMRGELPDADLVLIHVTLVPVDTMGDLKTKPTQHSVKALRELGLSPDIIVARSDRVIGLATKKKISAFCDVPQKGVISATTVPDIYQVPMEMEKEGLADVLTDLLNLEKRVPDTEWYRLVMREYTNRITVAIVSKYGIEDVYISVKEALKHAGRALSTEVKIRWLDAESYDTAHLSDVDGILVPGGFGTRGMEGKLQAIGYARREKVPYLGLCFGFQLAVVEYARGALGWGDATSQELGDGRHVVALLPEQEGVNDLGGTMRLGDYPVRLKEGTLAMHLYGKAEIVERHRHRYEVNPVHIDDMEEGGLVFSGSNGDRVEICEIPDHPFFLATQFHPEFRSRPTTPSPPFLGFVRACLDRQRGYQR
- the guaA gene encoding glutamine-hydrolyzing GMP synthase → MPVNAEKFIDRAVEEIRNASAGEKVVMALSGGVDSSVCASLGARAIGDRLIPIYVDTGLMRKGETDRIRETFQELNPVVVDAGGEFFSALRGVTDPEEKRKVIGERFIRIFEREAKRSGARHLLQGTIYPDRIESEGGIKSHHNVGGMPLRIEFERIIEPLRDLYKDEVREIAGALGLPAEIRHRMPFPGPGLAVRVIGEVTPEKIAVVREANAIAEEELVETYRPWQCFAALLGRGTGVKGDIRCHGWIVAIRAVNSRDGMTADPLDVPFAELVRIGSRIASEIPEVARVVYDVTPKPPATIEYE
- a CDS encoding glycosyltransferase family 2 protein, translated to MTVRETDCTLVVPAYNEERRIHHLLSEELVRFTGEIILVCDGTDDTAAVAEEFARSQPALHLRCLSFRERQGKGGAVIAGLREAERPYVGFMDADGSTSLREMKRLFAGLEKYDGLIGSRWLPESVIPEPQPLTRRLQSRLFNLLVRVIFSLPYSDTQCGAKAFRMTALRDILPAVRSRGFTFDVELLWRMRQKGCRVGELAIEWSNRGESKVGGSDGIRMFKELLEIRFGR
- a CDS encoding PaaI family thioesterase: MEPSEPAKDSYLELIRRRGRDANPFFRLMGIEISRIGSGEAELTMRIRPDMANGAGWLQGGIYLSLTDEAMALALYSVLGPGEGVATISESTSFIRGAREGGLIARGRVVRRGRRVAFAEGEVRREGGDAELLARTTASFAILQEPERG
- a CDS encoding adenylate kinase family protein; translated protein: MMVGITGVPGTGKSSVARELEDRGHRVVRLVDEIGSYVCEEDIDRMTAVVDEERFAEEFPPVEGFVEGLLAHFLPCDRVVVLRCRPDVLRERLEKRGYPKAKIDENVEAEALDVILIETVERHPPEHILEIDTTMLSPADAADRIEGFLAGRVAPSCGTLDWSEYVMRR
- a CDS encoding response regulator, which translates into the protein MTVKPIEILLIEDNPADVRLTIEALRDARIPNNLNIVGDGVEAMAYLHREGRYARVPTPDLILLDLNLPRKDGREVLAEIKSDEYLRHIPVVALTTSQAEEDVIRAYDLHVNCFITKPPDLDQFFRVVRSIEEFWLTVVRLPRKERYANERKNEGASG
- a CDS encoding acetylornithine/succinylornithine family transaminase; this translates as MADYPVHSFTELESRYYQPTFSRAIQIVRGRGSRVWDSEGREYIDCVAGIAVCSTGHCHPAVVKAICDQARELIHCSNLYYVPHQGELARKLAEITALSRVFLTNSGTEATEAAIKLARIATKRKKFVAFDHGFHGRTLGGLAVTHKPAIREPFEPLEPRCTFLPYGDLEAVRKAVDADTAGIFVEPVQGEAGVILPPEGFIAGLREICDDTGALLIVDEVQSGMGRTGSWLAIQQERVEPDIVTLAKGLASGFPIGAMVAREGLLFKKGDHGSTFAGGPIACAAALATIGVIEDLLPEIPAKGERFRRGLAACRPRVRGLMIGISIGERCPEVQQRCMDAGLLVNCAADGNLRLVPPLVIQNEEIDRAIEVIHAATG
- the hisC gene encoding histidinol-phosphate transaminase codes for the protein MRRLVRSCFTGGGYVYATRAEEIARAAGHTRCARLASNESPFPPSPLAIERAVQAMRRANRYPPEVPESLCRALKRLHGDYPVAIGNGMDGVIETLMRTLVDPGDTVVIATPTFSFYGVAATAQGASIRTVPRRKDFSVDVAAFVDACRGAKIAFLCTPNNPTGTLTPVEAVEEILKSIDGLLFLDNAYVEFSETDYLPLLKDHDNLVIGRTMSKIYALAGLRLGYAFMPAWLLPYYRKAATPFAVNAVTAAAAEGALADRDLVERTRAHVRAWREIVRDRVNFPTFPSEANFVLVDVRPHTGDAVMERLAARGVLVRSCTSFPMLGDHYIRVSIGDAWENERFLEEMNRL